In Siniperca chuatsi isolate FFG_IHB_CAS linkage group LG20, ASM2008510v1, whole genome shotgun sequence, the following proteins share a genomic window:
- the hexdc gene encoding hexosaminidase D produces MACPPWPKGKKLVHLDLKGAPPRLEYLHKLIELFSQLGVDGLLVEYEDMFPYEGELKLLQATAQPAYSREEVLSMQEFAKSKGMEIIPLVQTFGHMEFVLKHRPMWSLREVPYCVGTLNPHKEEGVRLVMEMLRQVVKMHPGLNTLHIGADEVYILGEGEESKLWLASPGRTVEQLFLSHVTKVAKAIKEAWPHMTIIMWDDMMRSMSEDTLKDSGLVGLVQPMLWDYTPNLDVDKTVSLLEKYCRAGMSDLWAASSFKGSTSVYTCVPSTQRHVDNHLQWLKVAASLSAGVKLQGIAITGWQRYDHLSVLCELMSVALPSLAACLQTLIHGQLSAEAQSKVTERLGISSVEVEAMGRTSAGDSLFPGRRLAELTVELNSLLNSEDIRLFENDMFVRGWFSPYHRRKKMVTPLITMQIHSQASTYLTTLQQKVEAIREEMVRLYPNSTAQEWIEEHVSPVMAPLQKITEDIRACVKEMVP; encoded by the exons ATGGCGTGTCCACCTTGGCCTAAAGGAAAGAAACTGGTTCACCTGGATCTGAAAGGTGCCCCCCCCAGGCTAGAATACCTTCACAAG CTGATCGAGCTGTTCTCTCAGCTGGGAGTCGATGGCCTGCTGGTGGAGTACGAGGACATGTTTCCTTATGAGGGGGAGCTGAAGCTGCTGCAGGCCACAGCACAGCCTGCTTACAG CCGAGAAGAGGTACTATCTATGCAGGAATTTGCCAAATCTAAGGGCATGGAGATCATCCCACTGGTGCAGACATTTGGTCACATGGAG TTTGTGTTGAAGCATCGGCCCATGTGGAGCCTGAGAGAGGTGCCATATTGCGTGGGTACCCTGAATCCCCACAAAGAGGAGGGGGTGAGGCTGGTGATGGAGATGCTGAGGCAGGTGGTGAAGATGCATCCGGGCCTAAACACACTGCACATTGGAGCAGATGAG GTGTACATCCTCGGCGAGGGGGAGGAGTCCAAACTGTGGCTGGCCTCACCTGGACGCACAGTGGAGCAGCTTTTTCTGAGTCATGTGACCAAAGTGGCCAAGGCCATCAAGGAGGCGTGGCCTCACATGACCATCATAATGTGGGATGATATGATGAGAAGCATGAGCGAGGACACACTGAAAG ATAGCGGTCTAGTGGGACTCGTCCAGCCCATGTTGTGGGACTACACCCCTAATCTGGATGTGGACAAAACTG TGTCTCTGCTGGAGAAGTACTGCAGGGCTGGCATGTCAGATCTGTGGGCGGCCAGCTCCTTTAAAGGCTCCACCAGTGTTTACACCTGTGTGCCCAGCACACAGAGACATGTGGATAATCATTTGCAGTGGCTGAAGGTGGCTGCTTCTTTATCTGCTGGTGTAAAGCTACAGGGCATCGCCATCACTGGCTGGCAAAG ATATGACCACCTGTCGGTGCTGTGTGAGCTGATGTCTGTGGCTCTTCCATCACTAGCGGCCTGTCTCCAGACACTCATCCATGGCCAGTTGAGTGCTGAGGCTCAAAGCAAAGTAACTGAGAGACTGGGTATTTCCTCGGTGGAGGTGGAGGCAATGGGCAG GACTTCCGCAGGTGACTCGCTGTTCCCAGGAAGGAGGCTGGCTGAGTTAACTGTGGAGCTCAATTCACTGTTGAACTCAGAGGACATACGATTGTTTGAAAACGACAT GTTTGTAAGAGGATGGTTCAGCCCCTACCACCGACGGAAGAAGATGGTAACCCCTCTCATCACCATGCAGATTCACAGCCAAGCATCAAC GTATTTGACTACATTACAACAGAAGGTGGAGGCCATTAGAGAAGAGATGGTGCGCCTTTATCCAAATTCAACAGCCCAGGAGTGGATAGAGGAACACGTCAGCCCAGTAATGGCTCCTTTACAGAAGATAACAGAGGATATCAGAGCCTGTGTGAAGGAGATGGTGCCATAG